In Collimonas arenae, a single genomic region encodes these proteins:
- a CDS encoding 2-hydroxyacid dehydrogenase yields MKPKILMARAVFPEVIARMQQYFEVESNQEDRIFSAAELAEKLHDKDGVIATASERISAELLQASPRLKAVCNQAVGYNNIDIAAATKAGVMVTNTPDVLNETTADFGWALLMATARRVTEAEHWLRAGHWKQWRYDSFLGADVHGATLGIIGMGRIGQAIARRSMGFDMQVLYHNRSRLAPELEARANQARYVSKEELLGAADHVILVLPYSKESHHTIGSAELGLMKPSATLVNLARGGIVDDLALIAALRDKKIAAAGLDVFENEPALHPDFLGLSNVVLTPHIASASEPTRRAMADCAADNLLAALLPGKDRMFPPNLLNPEVLGKITLAGR; encoded by the coding sequence CAAGAATGCAGCAGTACTTCGAGGTCGAGAGCAACCAGGAAGACCGCATTTTCAGCGCGGCCGAGCTGGCTGAAAAACTGCACGATAAGGATGGCGTGATTGCGACGGCCAGCGAACGCATTTCAGCCGAACTGCTACAAGCCAGTCCTCGCCTGAAAGCGGTTTGCAACCAGGCTGTTGGTTATAACAATATCGATATTGCGGCAGCTACCAAGGCTGGCGTGATGGTCACCAATACGCCGGATGTGCTGAACGAAACCACGGCCGATTTCGGCTGGGCCTTGTTGATGGCGACTGCGCGGCGGGTGACGGAAGCCGAACACTGGCTGCGTGCCGGGCATTGGAAGCAATGGCGCTACGATAGTTTTCTCGGAGCAGATGTGCATGGCGCCACGCTAGGCATCATTGGCATGGGCCGCATCGGCCAGGCGATTGCGCGGCGCTCGATGGGGTTCGACATGCAGGTGCTGTATCACAACCGCTCGCGCCTGGCGCCCGAGCTGGAAGCGCGCGCTAACCAGGCGCGTTATGTCAGCAAGGAGGAATTGCTGGGCGCCGCCGACCATGTGATCCTGGTGCTCCCTTATTCGAAGGAATCGCACCACACCATCGGCAGCGCCGAGCTGGGTCTGATGAAGCCGAGCGCTACCCTGGTGAATCTGGCGCGCGGCGGCATTGTCGACGACCTGGCGCTGATCGCCGCCTTGCGCGACAAGAAAATTGCGGCTGCCGGACTTGACGTGTTCGAGAACGAACCGGCATTGCATCCTGATTTCCTGGGTTTGTCGAATGTGGTGCTGACGCCGCATATCGCCAGCGCCTCGGAGCCGACGCGGCGGGCGATGGCGGACTGCGCGGCGGATAATCTGCTGGCGGCCTTGTTGCCCGGGAAGGACAGGATGTTCCCGCCTAACCTGCTGAATCCTGAAGTGCTGGGAAAGATAACGCTGGCCGGTCGATAA
- a CDS encoding acyl-CoA-binding protein yields the protein MTLQAQFAQAQADSKTLSERPDNMTMLKLYALFKQGSSGDVEGDRPGMTDFVGRAKWDAWNELKGTSQDAAQQQYIDLVEGLKD from the coding sequence ATGACCCTTCAAGCTCAATTTGCACAAGCGCAGGCCGACTCAAAGACACTCAGCGAGCGCCCTGACAACATGACCATGCTGAAGCTGTACGCGCTGTTCAAGCAAGGCAGCAGCGGCGACGTCGAAGGCGATCGCCCTGGTATGACCGACTTTGTCGGCCGCGCCAAATGGGATGCCTGGAACGAGCTGAAAGGCACTTCCCAGGATGCAGCGCAGCAGCAATACATCGATCTGGTCGAAGGATTGAAAGACTAA
- a CDS encoding FKBP-type peptidyl-prolyl cis-trans isomerase — translation MSTITTVSGLQYEEITVGDGAEAKAGNHVTVHYTGWLQNSDGSAGKKFDSSKDRGDPFEFPLGAGHVIKGWDEGVQGMKIGGVRKLVIPASLGYGPRGAGGVIPPNATLIFEVELLGV, via the coding sequence ATGTCGACCATCACTACCGTTTCCGGTCTGCAGTACGAGGAAATCACCGTTGGCGACGGCGCCGAAGCAAAAGCCGGTAATCACGTGACCGTGCATTACACCGGCTGGTTGCAAAATTCAGACGGCAGCGCCGGCAAGAAGTTCGACTCCAGCAAGGACCGCGGCGACCCGTTCGAGTTTCCACTGGGCGCCGGCCATGTCATCAAGGGTTGGGACGAAGGCGTACAAGGCATGAAAATCGGCGGCGTACGCAAGCTGGTTATTCCTGCATCGTTGGGTTATGGCCCGCGCGGCGCCGGTGGCGTGATTCCACCGAACGCAACCTTGATTTTCGAAGTTGAACTACTCGGCGTATAA
- a CDS encoding beta-propeller fold lactonase family protein: MSVFVRRSVVSAVAACGLLTAFPSFAAPSSPIAAPAANTVVVLNSRDATVTLLDQATYQEIGTYPVGKEPHHLMPTPDNKSLIVAAATGNSLLFLDPKSGQIQSQVKDIVDPYQIGFSPNQKWFISNGLRLDRIDIYGYDGKNLKLAKRLPLPSMPSHMAFTADSSLAFISLQGSDELAAVDLTTQKVKWIMPVGKQPAGVYMTPDNKYLLVGVMGSDYVAVIDWRTQKIVKKIKTGDGAHNFRPQGDNRHIFVSNRVAGTINILDLNSLESVGSISVPGGPDCMEITADGKTMWVTQRWLKKVSVVDLATRKVIKSIPVGRSPHGIYFNNRASEL, from the coding sequence ATGTCTGTTTTTGTTCGTCGTTCTGTTGTGAGCGCTGTAGCTGCTTGTGGTTTGTTGACTGCATTTCCCAGTTTCGCTGCACCATCTTCACCCATCGCGGCACCTGCCGCCAATACCGTCGTCGTACTGAATTCGCGCGACGCCACAGTTACATTGCTGGACCAGGCAACTTACCAGGAAATCGGTACTTACCCGGTGGGGAAAGAGCCGCATCACCTGATGCCGACGCCGGACAACAAATCGCTGATCGTGGCTGCCGCGACCGGCAATTCGCTATTGTTCCTGGACCCGAAAAGCGGCCAGATCCAGAGCCAGGTGAAAGACATCGTCGATCCTTACCAGATTGGTTTTTCGCCCAACCAGAAGTGGTTTATCTCCAATGGGCTGCGGCTGGATCGTATTGATATCTATGGTTACGACGGCAAGAACCTGAAGCTGGCGAAACGCCTGCCATTACCGTCGATGCCAAGCCACATGGCGTTTACCGCCGACAGTTCGCTGGCGTTCATCAGCCTGCAGGGCAGTGATGAGCTGGCCGCCGTCGACCTGACGACACAAAAAGTCAAATGGATCATGCCGGTCGGCAAGCAGCCGGCAGGTGTCTACATGACGCCGGACAACAAATATTTGCTGGTCGGCGTCATGGGTAGCGACTATGTTGCAGTGATCGACTGGCGTACGCAGAAAATTGTCAAGAAAATCAAGACCGGCGATGGTGCGCACAACTTCCGTCCGCAAGGCGACAATCGCCATATATTCGTTTCCAACCGGGTCGCCGGCACCATTAACATACTCGATCTGAACAGCCTGGAAAGCGTCGGCAGCATCAGCGTTCCGGGCGGTCCGGACTGCATGGAAATCACTGCCGACGGCAAGACCATGTGGGTCACCCAGCGCTGGCTCAAGAAGGTATCGGTGGTGGATCTGGCGACCCGGAAGGTGATCAAGTCGATCCCGGTAGGCCGCTCGCCGCACGGCATCTATTTCAATAACCGGGCTTCGGAACTGTGA
- a CDS encoding polysaccharide deacetylase family protein translates to MPASLSLAQPAATAAQSCSAGTVYLSFDTGSQSQAEYIAQTLRKHHIKATFFMANEKTVNGDYTLDPSWAPFWKSLVADGHAFGSHTFDHVYAKRDLANGKIEVKPQFGANAGKLLAWTPQQYCDELNRVDQRFQTLTGKHIDHFWRTPGGHLTPHTLAAGEACGYKHVAWAEAGFSGDELPSDKWPNQVLLERSLKNLKDGDIVMAHLGIWSRKDPWAPAVLDPLISGLEKKGFCFATLRDHPAYQGKLTGPVILNKTAKANKGS, encoded by the coding sequence ATGCCGGCGAGCTTGTCGCTGGCGCAGCCGGCGGCAACTGCGGCACAGTCTTGCAGCGCCGGCACGGTTTACCTGAGTTTCGATACCGGCAGCCAGTCGCAAGCCGAGTACATCGCTCAGACCTTGCGCAAGCATCATATCAAGGCCACTTTTTTCATGGCCAATGAAAAAACCGTGAATGGTGACTACACGCTGGATCCGAGCTGGGCGCCATTCTGGAAATCATTGGTGGCGGATGGCCATGCCTTCGGCAGCCACACCTTCGATCACGTATACGCTAAACGCGATTTGGCCAACGGCAAGATTGAAGTCAAGCCGCAGTTCGGCGCCAATGCCGGCAAACTGCTGGCCTGGACTCCGCAGCAATATTGCGACGAGCTGAACCGTGTCGACCAGCGCTTCCAGACGCTGACCGGCAAGCATATCGATCATTTCTGGCGCACTCCCGGCGGCCACCTGACGCCGCATACGCTGGCGGCAGGGGAGGCCTGCGGCTACAAACATGTGGCCTGGGCCGAGGCTGGTTTTTCCGGCGATGAATTGCCTAGTGATAAATGGCCGAACCAGGTGCTACTGGAGCGCAGCCTGAAAAATCTCAAAGATGGTGATATTGTCATGGCGCATCTGGGTATCTGGTCACGCAAGGATCCGTGGGCGCCGGCAGTGCTGGATCCGTTGATCTCTGGCCTGGAGAAGAAGGGATTTTGCTTCGCCACTCTGCGTGACCATCCTGCATACCAGGGCAAGCTGACCGGGCCGGTCATCCTGAACAAGACAGCAAAGGCGAATAAGGGCTCATGA
- a CDS encoding sterol desaturase family protein, with product MTDTLINWFATVQAWLFQVVVQPFMFHAGFSEYLEDAFDGTEWFLIGVCELVLLFLILRPLEAMIPVHAFNDKRARWIDFIYTVLYRLGAFSVLVFFLIDPLMAKITELLHLEGINPFNLENLLPGITDKPLVTFLVYLLVLDFCEYWYHRAQHSFGWLWGLHSLHHSQQNMNMWSDDRNHLLDGVIHDVVMALVALVIGVEPAQYVLLVSITRMLQSLQHANVRIHFGRLGDALVVSPRFHRWHHAIGIGHESNGKGTLGGHNFGVLFSFWDILFRSAHFGKTFEHTGIRDQLPTATRPARDYGSGFWAQQWLGLKRMVEFSRRSSR from the coding sequence ATGACAGATACCTTGATCAACTGGTTTGCGACTGTCCAGGCCTGGCTGTTTCAGGTCGTGGTACAGCCGTTCATGTTCCATGCAGGCTTCAGCGAATACCTGGAAGATGCGTTCGACGGCACCGAATGGTTCCTGATCGGCGTTTGCGAACTGGTCCTGCTGTTCCTCATCCTGCGCCCGCTGGAAGCTATGATTCCGGTGCATGCGTTCAATGACAAGCGGGCGCGCTGGATTGATTTCATCTATACCGTGCTGTATCGCCTGGGCGCATTCTCGGTACTGGTGTTTTTCCTGATCGATCCTCTGATGGCCAAGATTACCGAGCTGTTGCATCTGGAAGGGATTAACCCGTTCAATCTGGAAAACCTGCTGCCCGGAATTACCGACAAACCGCTGGTTACGTTCCTGGTTTATCTGCTGGTGCTGGATTTCTGTGAGTATTGGTATCACCGCGCGCAACACAGTTTCGGCTGGCTATGGGGCTTGCACAGCTTGCATCACAGCCAGCAAAACATGAACATGTGGAGTGACGACCGCAACCACTTGCTGGACGGCGTCATCCATGACGTGGTCATGGCGCTGGTGGCGCTGGTCATCGGCGTCGAACCTGCGCAATATGTGCTGCTGGTGTCGATCACACGTATGTTGCAAAGTCTCCAGCACGCCAATGTGCGGATTCATTTCGGCCGGCTGGGCGATGCGCTGGTCGTTTCGCCGCGCTTTCACCGCTGGCACCACGCTATCGGCATCGGTCATGAAAGCAACGGCAAGGGCACGCTGGGCGGCCACAATTTCGGCGTCCTGTTCTCGTTCTGGGACATCCTGTTTCGTAGCGCTCATTTCGGCAAGACCTTCGAACATACCGGTATCCGCGACCAGTTGCCGACCGCAACCAGACCGGCGCGCGATTATGGCAGCGGTTTTTGGGCACAGCAGTGGCTGGGTCTGAAGCGCATGGTCGAGTTTTCCAGAAGGAGTAGCCGCTAA
- a CDS encoding EI24 domain-containing protein has translation MRPLLVAFGRALLSQLHYRMLMLTFLPFLLSVLLWGLALWWGLQPMIDWLQKNYFAGNDGMGLANYIPAWLGLGALKTVIIPWLALWALLPLMILTALLFVGAFALPATARHVGRRHFPDLELRKGGSLLGSVWTSLSAFIIFCVVWLLTLPLWLIPPFAFLIPLVLWGWLTYRVFAYEALAAHADKEEMQAILKIHRWPLLVIGVITGALGAAPTILWLGGALWLVIFPLLAAGSIWLYVLVFVFTGLWFEYYCLAALEKYRAAAQAAMIMAGRDDGQVIHQLSDTSQS, from the coding sequence ATGCGCCCGCTACTGGTAGCCTTCGGCCGGGCGCTCTTGTCGCAGCTGCATTACCGCATGCTGATGCTGACTTTCCTGCCGTTCCTGCTGTCGGTGCTGCTGTGGGGTCTAGCCCTGTGGTGGGGACTGCAACCGATGATCGACTGGCTGCAAAAGAATTATTTTGCCGGCAATGACGGCATGGGCCTCGCCAACTACATCCCGGCCTGGCTCGGTCTGGGAGCGCTCAAGACGGTGATCATTCCCTGGCTGGCGCTATGGGCCTTGCTGCCGTTGATGATCCTGACCGCCTTGCTGTTTGTTGGTGCATTTGCGTTGCCGGCGACGGCGCGCCACGTCGGTCGCCGTCATTTTCCAGATCTGGAACTGCGCAAAGGCGGTTCGCTGCTTGGCAGTGTCTGGACCTCGTTGTCGGCCTTTATCATTTTCTGCGTGGTATGGCTGCTGACCTTGCCCTTGTGGTTGATCCCGCCGTTTGCTTTCCTGATTCCGCTGGTGCTGTGGGGCTGGCTGACTTATCGTGTGTTCGCCTATGAAGCGCTGGCTGCCCACGCCGACAAGGAAGAAATGCAGGCTATCTTGAAGATTCACCGTTGGCCTTTGCTGGTGATCGGCGTGATTACCGGCGCACTCGGCGCCGCGCCCACCATCTTGTGGCTGGGCGGTGCGCTCTGGCTGGTGATCTTTCCCTTGCTGGCGGCCGGATCGATCTGGTTGTACGTGCTGGTGTTTGTATTCACCGGCCTCTGGTTTGAGTATTATTGCCTGGCCGCACTGGAGAAATATCGGGCGGCGGCGCAGGCTGCTATGATTATGGCCGGGCGCGATGACGGCCAGGTGATTCATCAGTTGTCCGATACCTCGCAATCCTAA
- a CDS encoding competence/damage-inducible protein A: MAIGLIIIGDEILSGRRVDKHFPKILEMLTVRGLTLSWAEYIGDDPARITATLKRTLDSDDIVFCTGGIGATPDDHTRQCAAAALGVPLVLHPEAREKIRERIADTARDAGVTLDYDTPDNLHRLKMGEFPQGADIIPNPFNKIPGFSIRHKGAGAHYFAPGFPVMAWPMFEWVLDTYYADQFHQNPQLEQSVLVFEAMESTLTPLMEAIEAEFPLVKVFSLPHVGEAGIRRHIDLGVKGEPVQSAAAFKKMLAGLDQLKAEYRPA, from the coding sequence ATGGCAATCGGACTTATCATCATCGGCGACGAAATCCTGTCAGGCAGGCGGGTTGATAAACACTTTCCGAAAATACTGGAAATGCTCACGGTGCGCGGTTTGACGCTGAGCTGGGCAGAATACATAGGCGATGATCCAGCGCGCATTACCGCCACGCTGAAACGGACGCTGGATAGCGACGACATCGTGTTTTGCACCGGCGGCATCGGCGCTACGCCGGATGACCACACCCGCCAGTGTGCAGCCGCCGCGCTTGGCGTGCCGCTGGTACTGCATCCAGAGGCGCGCGAGAAAATCCGTGAGCGGATTGCCGATACCGCACGCGATGCCGGCGTCACGCTCGATTACGATACGCCCGACAACCTGCACCGTTTGAAGATGGGCGAGTTCCCTCAGGGCGCGGATATCATTCCTAATCCTTTTAACAAGATCCCGGGTTTTTCGATTCGCCACAAAGGCGCCGGCGCACATTATTTCGCCCCAGGTTTTCCGGTCATGGCCTGGCCCATGTTTGAATGGGTACTGGATACCTATTACGCTGACCAGTTCCACCAGAATCCGCAGTTGGAACAATCGGTGCTGGTATTCGAAGCCATGGAGTCGACCCTGACACCGCTGATGGAAGCCATCGAAGCGGAGTTTCCCCTGGTGAAAGTATTCAGCCTGCCGCACGTAGGGGAAGCCGGCATCCGTCGTCATATCGATCTTGGCGTCAAAGGCGAACCGGTGCAAAGCGCTGCGGCGTTCAAGAAGATGCTGGCAGGCCTTGACCAGCTAAAGGCAGAATACCGTCCCGCTTAA
- a CDS encoding DUF349 domain-containing protein produces the protein MFGFLFKRADRAAPQPVVAPQAALRAEAKQVSDQARQQALQQAQALNDEAAAVAFIVQSTFADARLAAAQQVQSPAALEQVLQACRNTDRRVAKLMQARLDSVRQQQVIAGKAAACIAQAQRLQQERQLMPNQVAELDRSWDGKDVPPEMQQQFVQLRAALADRLTSQASLQHNAIGLLGSVRALHLQAKTAFDGEAENLSALDALEAQMAACVSHAEALTLPRHLATDFAQEAQALRKLLVDLQQHQSALQARGALLANWEASTDALDPAALKGAWSGLPRLPAALLDDGLEQRYQALLKQHTVVVVKQAKPQATATVAEPGDGAHIAEALDGLEKALEDGSLQLAVDFDKTLRAIDFKQHKPSTAQLSRLTQARSELTRLQGWARWGGNVSREELIKAALELPAQALAPAELAKKIGSLRARWKSLDVSSGSAPKNLWEGFDAACTAAYAPVAAHFQQQAEQRQANQVNARALIDEVLQHAESALAADTASGVTPDWKLIAQFCQQKQQAWKALGAINRSEKKLLDSAFAAALQILLAPLAEQQAIEVARREKLITEAAELPANQRDTADRVKELQARWQEQAKALPLPRQEEQELWLRFRAACDAIFAQRKEAASSADAERRDNLRLREEQCAALEAALTQPEAGLAKILQQAQQDWTRGGQVPRTAQAQIDARFQAAVMAAQAVLDQSRRQAALAQADALRAKLVLCQKAEASIVSGEAGGLGAEDWQALPALAPAFEKALAARFARAVQNASGYAAALEAGRPLLAQELLRAEILAGGDSPAELSRERLQLQVEVLQASLKAGAAAKNVDQQLLHICGLSALMDDASLQRLLKLVALANS, from the coding sequence ATGTTCGGATTTCTCTTCAAACGCGCAGACCGCGCCGCACCCCAGCCTGTAGTCGCTCCTCAGGCCGCTTTGCGTGCGGAAGCCAAGCAGGTTTCTGATCAGGCGCGGCAGCAAGCGCTGCAACAGGCGCAAGCCTTGAACGATGAAGCCGCGGCGGTTGCTTTTATTGTGCAATCGACGTTTGCCGACGCCCGTCTGGCAGCGGCGCAACAGGTGCAGTCGCCAGCGGCTTTGGAGCAGGTTCTGCAGGCTTGCCGCAATACCGACCGGCGCGTTGCCAAATTAATGCAGGCGCGGCTGGATAGCGTACGGCAGCAGCAAGTCATTGCCGGCAAGGCGGCCGCCTGTATTGCGCAGGCGCAGCGTTTGCAGCAAGAGCGGCAGCTGATGCCGAACCAGGTTGCAGAACTGGATCGTAGCTGGGATGGCAAAGACGTGCCGCCGGAGATGCAGCAGCAATTCGTGCAATTGCGGGCCGCGCTGGCGGATCGCCTGACTTCGCAGGCAAGCTTGCAGCACAATGCCATCGGCTTGCTGGGCAGTGTCCGGGCTCTGCATCTGCAAGCTAAAACAGCATTCGACGGCGAGGCGGAAAATCTGTCGGCTTTGGATGCGCTGGAAGCGCAGATGGCGGCGTGCGTCAGCCATGCCGAAGCCTTGACCTTGCCACGTCATCTGGCGACCGATTTTGCGCAGGAAGCGCAAGCTCTGCGCAAACTGCTTGTCGATTTGCAGCAACATCAATCCGCGTTGCAGGCACGCGGTGCATTGCTGGCGAACTGGGAAGCGTCGACCGATGCGCTGGATCCGGCAGCTTTGAAAGGAGCATGGTCAGGGTTGCCAAGATTACCGGCAGCCTTGCTGGATGACGGCTTGGAACAACGTTATCAGGCGCTTCTGAAACAACATACCGTGGTGGTGGTCAAGCAAGCAAAGCCACAAGCTACGGCAACCGTAGCGGAGCCGGGCGACGGTGCGCACATCGCCGAAGCCCTGGATGGTCTCGAAAAAGCGCTGGAAGACGGTTCGTTGCAACTGGCGGTGGATTTCGATAAAACCCTGCGCGCGATTGATTTCAAACAACACAAACCGAGCACGGCCCAACTCAGCCGCCTGACCCAGGCGCGTAGCGAATTGACCCGCCTGCAAGGCTGGGCGCGCTGGGGTGGCAATGTATCCCGTGAAGAATTGATCAAGGCTGCGCTGGAACTGCCGGCGCAAGCATTGGCGCCGGCTGAGCTGGCAAAGAAAATCGGCAGTTTGCGTGCGCGCTGGAAATCCCTGGATGTGAGTTCCGGATCCGCGCCAAAGAACTTATGGGAAGGGTTTGATGCTGCTTGCACCGCTGCCTATGCGCCGGTAGCCGCGCATTTCCAGCAGCAAGCCGAACAGCGTCAGGCGAATCAAGTTAATGCGCGAGCATTGATTGATGAGGTGTTGCAGCATGCGGAAAGCGCGTTGGCCGCAGATACCGCCAGCGGCGTAACGCCAGACTGGAAATTGATTGCGCAGTTTTGCCAGCAAAAGCAGCAGGCGTGGAAAGCACTGGGAGCGATCAACCGCAGCGAGAAAAAATTGCTCGACAGCGCCTTTGCCGCCGCACTGCAAATCTTGCTGGCACCACTGGCAGAACAACAAGCGATTGAAGTCGCCCGCCGCGAAAAGCTGATCACCGAAGCCGCGGAATTGCCGGCCAACCAGCGCGATACCGCTGATCGCGTCAAAGAATTGCAGGCGCGCTGGCAAGAACAAGCCAAAGCCCTGCCTTTGCCGCGCCAGGAAGAGCAGGAGTTATGGCTGCGTTTCCGCGCCGCATGTGACGCCATCTTTGCCCAGCGCAAGGAAGCCGCCTCCAGCGCCGATGCCGAACGTCGCGACAATCTGCGTTTGCGCGAAGAACAATGCGCCGCCCTGGAAGCTGCACTGACACAGCCCGAGGCGGGCCTAGCGAAAATCTTGCAGCAAGCGCAACAGGATTGGACGCGTGGCGGCCAAGTGCCGCGTACTGCCCAGGCGCAAATCGATGCGCGTTTCCAGGCTGCGGTAATGGCGGCGCAGGCAGTACTCGATCAAAGCCGCCGTCAGGCCGCGCTGGCGCAAGCCGATGCACTGCGCGCCAAGCTGGTCCTGTGCCAGAAAGCTGAAGCTAGCATTGTCAGCGGCGAAGCTGGCGGGTTGGGCGCCGAAGACTGGCAAGCACTGCCGGCGCTGGCGCCGGCGTTTGAGAAAGCCCTTGCTGCGCGTTTTGCGCGCGCTGTCCAAAATGCTAGTGGCTACGCTGCAGCACTTGAAGCAGGCCGTCCGCTGTTGGCGCAAGAGTTATTGCGTGCTGAAATCCTGGCTGGCGGCGACAGTCCGGCCGAATTGTCGCGTGAACGCCTGCAGTTACAGGTAGAAGTATTGCAAGCCTCGCTCAAGGCCGGCGCGGCGGCGAAAAATGTCGATCAGCAGTTGTTGCATATCTGCGGCTTGTCGGCACTGATGGATGACGCGTCGCTGCAACGCTTGCTGAAACTGGTTGCTCTGGCCAATTCGTAA
- a CDS encoding phasin family protein — protein MSTVAEQFSAATKANFEANLALFTDFTTKAFAGVEKLIDLNLTAAKASLEDSNATTQKLFAAKDPQEFFALSASLAQPNTEKAIAYGRHFASIASSTQAELTKAAEAQVAETKRKVIEFVDQASKSVPPGAEGAVAFVKSAIGSANAGYEQFAKNTKQAVETLETNVNNAVDQLSQAASKTAAKTAKK, from the coding sequence ATGTCTACCGTTGCAGAACAATTTTCAGCCGCTACCAAAGCCAATTTCGAAGCTAACCTGGCACTGTTTACAGATTTCACTACCAAAGCATTTGCCGGCGTGGAAAAACTGATCGACCTCAACCTGACTGCTGCCAAGGCATCGCTGGAAGATTCGAACGCCACAACCCAGAAATTGTTTGCGGCTAAAGACCCACAAGAATTCTTCGCCCTGAGCGCATCCCTGGCCCAGCCGAACACTGAAAAGGCAATTGCCTACGGCCGTCATTTCGCCAGCATCGCTTCCAGCACACAAGCTGAACTGACCAAGGCTGCTGAAGCCCAAGTCGCAGAAACCAAGCGTAAAGTCATCGAATTCGTTGACCAAGCGTCGAAATCGGTTCCTCCTGGCGCAGAAGGCGCAGTTGCTTTCGTCAAATCGGCCATCGGCAGCGCTAACGCCGGTTACGAGCAGTTTGCAAAAAACACCAAGCAAGCTGTTGAAACATTGGAAACCAATGTCAACAACGCGGTCGACCAACTGTCGCAAGCTGCTAGCAAGACAGCCGCAAAAACTGCCAAGAAGTAA
- a CDS encoding histone deacetylase family protein, translating into MQKYRLIHEGALATIEGIEFHEAPTTSDGLLALAHHPRYIAQVSDGSLEPAVQKAIGFPWTPQMVERSRRSAGATIAACRAALNDPGRIAVNLAGGTHHAFADQGAGFCVFNDAAIAARLMQAERRLRRVAIVDLDVHQGNGTASILANDDSIFTLSLHGAHNYPFSKEQSDLDVALEDGTGDAAYLSALQDAMATMLARFTPQLIIFLAGADPHEGDRLGRLKLSFDGLARRDAMVLETAGRHAIPVAISMAGGYGKNIQDTVAVHLQTIALAATFAKR; encoded by the coding sequence ATGCAGAAATATCGTCTCATCCACGAAGGCGCTTTGGCGACCATAGAGGGCATCGAATTCCACGAAGCGCCAACCACCAGCGACGGTTTGCTGGCGCTGGCGCATCATCCGCGTTATATCGCACAGGTCAGCGACGGTAGCCTGGAGCCGGCGGTGCAGAAGGCTATCGGCTTTCCCTGGACGCCGCAGATGGTGGAGCGTTCCAGGCGTTCGGCCGGCGCTACCATTGCCGCCTGCCGCGCGGCCCTGAATGATCCCGGGCGGATCGCGGTCAATCTGGCGGGCGGCACGCATCACGCCTTTGCCGACCAGGGCGCCGGCTTTTGCGTGTTCAACGACGCGGCGATCGCCGCCAGGCTGATGCAGGCCGAACGGCGGCTGCGGCGAGTCGCCATCGTCGATCTCGATGTTCACCAAGGCAACGGTACCGCCTCGATCCTTGCCAATGACGATTCAATTTTCACTTTGTCGTTGCACGGCGCACACAACTATCCTTTCAGCAAGGAGCAGAGCGATCTCGATGTCGCGCTGGAGGATGGCACCGGCGACGCTGCTTACCTCAGCGCATTGCAGGACGCGATGGCAACCATGCTGGCGCGTTTTACACCGCAGCTGATCATTTTCCTGGCTGGCGCCGATCCGCACGAAGGCGATCGGCTGGGACGCCTCAAGCTTAGCTTCGATGGCTTGGCCCGGCGTGACGCCATGGTGCTCGAGACTGCCGGCCGTCATGCGATACCTGTGGCCATCAGCATGGCTGGCGGTTATGGCAAAAATATACAAGACACGGTAGCGGTACACCTGCAAACTATCGCGCTTGCGGCTACATTTGCAAAACGCTAG